The following coding sequences lie in one Glycine max cultivar Williams 82 chromosome 19, Glycine_max_v4.0, whole genome shotgun sequence genomic window:
- the LOC100797962 gene encoding protein DETOXIFICATION 21 yields MSSALSTLCGQAYGAKEYAMMGVYLQRSWIVMSLTTLFLLPVFIFTRPILMLLGQDEIIAEVAGTISLWSIPIIFAFIASFTCQNFLQSQSRNTIIALLAAFSIVIHVFLSWLLTIQFKLEIPGAMTSTSLAFWIPNIGQLIFITCGWCSDTWKGFSFLAFKDLWPVVKLSLSSGVMLCLELWYNTILVLLTGNMENAEVQIDALSICLNINGWEMMISLGFMAAASVRVANELGKGSSKAAKFSIVVTVLTSLAIGFVLFLFFLFLREKLAYIFTTNKDVAQAVGDLSPLLAISILLNSVQPVLSGVAIGAGWQSIVAYVNIGCYYIIGVPVGVLLGNVLNLQVKGIWIGMLFGTFILTVVLIVITYKTDWDKQVIIARNRINKWSKVESDHEIITSDN; encoded by the exons ATGTCAAGTGCGCTGTCAACACTATGTGGACAAGCATACGGTGCAAAAGAATATGCTATGATGGGAGTGTATCTTCAAAGATCATGGATAGTTATGTCCTTAACTACACTCTTCCTTCTTCCGGTGTTCATCTTCACACGACCCATTTTGATGCTCTTAGGCCAAGATGAGATTATAGCAGAAGTGGCAGGAACCATTTCTCTTTGGTCAATTCCAATCATATTTGCTTTTATTGCCTCGTTCACTTGCCAAAATTTCCTGCAATCTCAAAGCAGGAACACCATCATTGCACTCTTGGCGGCTTTCTCAATAGTTATTCATGTGTTTCTCTCTTGGCTATTGACAATTCAATTCAAGCTCGAGATTCCTGGTGCAATGACTTCAACAAGTTTGGCATTCTGGATTCCTAATATTGGTCAACTAATATTTATTACATGTGGTTGGTGCTCTGATACATGGAAGGGTTTCTCATTTTTAGCATTCAAAGATCTCTGGCCTGTTGTCAAGCTTTCCCTTTCATCTGGTGTCATGTTATG TCTTGAGCTCTGGTACAACACAATATTGGTTCTCTTAACGGGCAACATGGAAAATGCTGAGGTCCAAATTGATGCTCTATCTATATG CCTCAACATCAATGGATGGGAAATGATGATATCACTTGGTTTCATGGCTGCTGCAAG TGTTCGAGTGGCAAACGAGCTTGGAAAAGGAAGCTCCAAGGCTGCAAAGTTCTCTATAGTTGTGACAGTGCTTACATCCTTGGCCATTGGATTCGttctcttcttatttttcttatttttaagggAAAAACTTGCTTACATATTTACCACAAATAAAGACGTGGCCCAGGCTGTTGGTGACTTGTCACCTTTGTTGGCAATCTCTATTCTACTAAACAGTGTCCAACCTGTACTCTCGG GAGTTGCTATTGGAGCAGGGTGGCAAAGCATTGTAGCATATGTGAATATTGGGTGTTATTACATCATAGGTGTTCCTGTAGGAGTTCTACTTGGTAATGTTCTGAATTTGCAAGTCAAG gGTATTTGGATTGGAATGTTGTTTGGAACATTTATTCTAACTGTAGTGCTAATTGTAATCACCTACAAAACTGATTGGGACAAGCAG GTTATTATAGCTCGTAATCGTATTAACAAGTGGTCTAAGGTAGAATCTGATCATGAAATAATTACATcagataattag